One Spinacia oleracea cultivar Varoflay chromosome 4, BTI_SOV_V1, whole genome shotgun sequence DNA segment encodes these proteins:
- the LOC110777102 gene encoding pentatricopeptide repeat-containing protein At4g14050, mitochondrial: MHSKKLKIEWFCSHYLHQLRACAKLQSLSSGQKLHTQITKLGLQHYGPLPNSLLEMYGKCGTIDYALKVFDEMPRRDFVSWASILTAYNHAGFPRKMLYMFLKMWELDKLQPDHFVIASLVRACASLGDVRLGKQVHAHFVVSPFYEDDVVKSALVDMYSKCGFPEYARMVFDLIKVKNTISWTALISGYARIGRKAEAVELFRRMPNKNLLSWSALISGLVHSGHGNGACSIFRKMRREVDHGAGADPYILSSVVAACANMAALQLGKQLHCLVILLGFERNLFISNSLIDMYAKCSDLLAAKSIFSCISKRDVVSWTSIIVGMAQHGQAKEALLLYDEMVMNGVKPNEVTFLGLIYACSHVGLVSKGRHFFNLMVQDYRMKPSLHHYTCLLDVFSRSGDLDEAEKLLKTMPYDPDEAAWAALLSACRKHKNTEVSIRVADHLLCLGPEDPSSYILLSNTYAAASMWENVSKVRKLMSRMDLKREPGYSCIELAKESQVFYAGETSHPMQEKLVCLLEELDLEMRKRGYVPDTSYVLHELEQHEKERHLLWHSERWAVAYGLLKSAPGTTIRIVKNLRTCGDCHTVLKFISCIVQREIIVRDINRFHHFKDGNCSCGDFW, from the coding sequence ATGCActcaaaaaagctcaaaatcgAATGGTTTTGTTCTCATTATCTCCACCAACTTCGAGCCTGTGCGAAACTCCAATCTCTCTCCTCAGGCCAAAAACTCCATACCCAGATCACCAAACTTGGCCTACAACATTATGGCCCCCTCCCCAATTCCCTCCTTGAAATGTATGGAAAATGTGGTACTATTGATTATGCCCTCAAAGTGTTTGATGAAATGCCTCGAAGAGATTTTGTCTCCTGGGCTTCAATTCTCACAGCTTATAATCATGCTGGCTTTCCTCGAAAAATGCTCTATATGTTCCTCAAAATGTGGGAGCTTGATAAGTTACAGCCTGACCATTTTGTGATTGCTAGTCTTGTTCGGGCTTGTGCTAGTTTGGGTGATGTTAGGCTTGGTAAACAAGTGCATGCTCATTTTGTTGTGTCACCCTTTTATGAGGACGATGTTGTTAAGTCAGCTCTTGTTGATATGTACTCGAAATGTGGGTTTCCTGAATATGCTAGAATGGTTTTCGACTTGATTAAGGTGAAAAATACGATTTCTTGGACAGCTTTGATTTCAGGGTATGCTCGTATTGGGCGGAAAGCTGAAGCAGTGGAGCTATTCAGGAGGATGCCTAATAAAAATTTGTTGTCTTGGAGTGCTTTGATATCTGGGTTGGTGCATAGTGGTCATGGGAATGGTGCGTGTAGTATTTTTAGGAAAATGAGAAGAGAAGTAGATCATGGTGCAGGTGCTGACCCATATATTCTTTCAAGTGTTGTTGCAGCATGTGCTAATATGGCAGCACTTCAGTTAGGGAAGCAATTACATTGTTTGGTTATATTGCTCGGGTTTGAACGTAATTTATTTATCTCCAATTCACTCATTGATATGTATGCCAAATGCAGTGACCTTTTAGCAGCAAAAAGCATTTTTTCATGCATATCCAAGCGAGATGTCGTGTCTTGGACTTCCATCATTGTTGGGATGGCTCAACACGGCCAAGCTAAGGAAGCATTGTTGCTATATGATGAAATGGTCATGAATGGTGTAAAACCTAATGAAGTGACATTTCTTGGGTTGATTTATGCATGTAGCCATGTAGGTTTAGTCAGCAAAGGTCGgcatttttttaatttgatgGTTCAAGATTATAGAATGAAGCCCTCTTTGCATCATTACACATGTCTATTGGATGTTTTTAGCCGTTCTGGTGACCTTGACGAGGCTGAAAAACTCCTAAAGACAATGCCATATGATCCAGATGAAGCTGCTTGGGCTGCTTTGTTAAGTGCTTGCAggaaacacaaaaatacagAGGTTTCCATAAGGGTTGCTGATCATTTACTGTGTTTAGGGCCTGAAGACCCTTCGTCTTATATTTTGCTTTCTAATACATATGCTGCTGCTTCTATGTGGGAAAACGTGTCTAAAGTTCGCAAATTGATGTCTAGAATGGATTTGAAGCGAGAGCCTGGTTATAGCTGTATTGAACTTGCAAAGGAGAGTCAAGTGTTCTATGCAGGGGAAACATCTCATCCTATGCAGGAAAAACTTGTTTGTTTGCTTGAGGAGTTGGATTTGGAGATGAGAAAGAGAGGTTATGTTCCAGATACTAGTTATGTGTTACATGAACTTGAACAGCATGAGAAAGAAAGACATCTGTTGTGGCATAGTGAAAGGTGGGCTGTAGCATATGGTTTGCTTAAATCTGCTCCTGGTACCACCATACGCATAGTGAAAAATTTACGAACTTGTGGGGATTGTCACACggttttaaaattcataagttgTATCGTACAGAGGGAGATCATTGTTCGAGATATCAACAGGTTTCATCATTTTAAGGATGGTAACTGCTCTTGTGGTGATTTTTGGTAG
- the LOC110777098 gene encoding pathogenesis-related protein 1B-like, with product MKLSFLYLFCAILATTTAADENQKQFLDVHNAARAQVGVPPLKWNTTLVTFAQNLADKVKQTADDLVKSGSPYGENKAAGYGAFSTVDAVNQWVAEKQNYDHNSNVCLKGKECKHYKQVVWKDSLSVGCASIIFGAGWPFVVCEYYPPGNVPGKLPY from the coding sequence ATGAAGTTATCATTTCTTTATCTTTTTTGTGCCATTTTAGCCACCACCACCGCTGCTGACGAAAACCAAAAACAGTTCCTAGACGTGCACAACGCCGCCCGTGCGCAAGTCGGTGTGCCACCCCTTAAATGGAACACCACCCTTGTGACGTTCGCGCAAAACCTGGCCGACAAAGTCAAGCAAACAGCCGATGACCTGGTGAAGTCCGGTAGCCCTTACGGCGAGAACAAGGCCGCCGGCTACGGCGCTTTTTCGACGGTTGATGCGGTTAACCAGTGGGTGGCGGAGAAACAAAACTATGATCATAATTCAAATGTTTGTTTGAAGGGTAAAGAATGTAAACATTataaacaggtggtttggaagGACAGTTTATCTGTTGGGTGTGCTAGTATTATTTTTGGTGCTGGTTGGCCTTTTGTTGTTTGTGAATATTATCCACCTGGCAACGTTCCTGGTAAATTGCCTTATtaa
- the LOC110777099 gene encoding uncharacterized protein translates to MLESVGHEFMEEFIHCFDSILAANGVLVLQEMLFLLQFISIRDERYDEYRRSSYFIKEYIFPSGCLPCLSRVTSAMAAASRLSVEHIENIGIHYYKTIRCWRKNFLEHQSKILSLGP, encoded by the exons ATGCTTGAATCTGTAGGGCATGAATTCATGGAGGAGTTTATCCATTGTTTTGATTCCATCTTGGCAGCTAATGGTGTTCTTGTCCTACAG GAGATGTTGTTTCTTCTTCAGTTTATATCAATACGTGATGAGCGATATGATGAATACAGGAGAAGCTCATATTTCATTAAGGAATATATTTTCCCAAGCGGATGCCTACCTTGCTTGAGCCGAGTAACATCAGCAATGGCTGCTGCGTCCAGACTTAG TGTTGAACACATAGAAAATATTGGGATACACTACTATAAAACAATCAGATGTTGGCGAAAAAATTTCTTGGAGCATCAGAG CAAAATTCTTTCACTCGGGCCATAA